In the Aeromicrobium fastidiosum genome, CGGTGAGGACGACGGCGAGCCCCGATGCCAGGAACGCACCGCGCATGACCGTGCGGCGGGTGGGCGCGGCGGGGTCGTCCGCGTGATCGGGGTGCTCGATCGGGGCACCCAGCGCCTGACGGATGACCGGCAGCTTGACCCCGATGTGCACCAGCAGCGAGCCGATCGCGACCCACGCGACGGCCTCGTGCGTGCGCCGGAAGCTGAACTCCCACGGGTACCAGCCGATGATGTTGAGCGTCCCGCTCGCGAGCATGAAGAACGTCGCGCCCATGAGCGCCGCGATCGAGACCCGCTCGAGACCCTCGACGATCAGTGCGCGACCGCCCCGCGGGGGCCGGATGAACAGGCGCGGGAAGACCGACCACAGCTTGACCAGCAGCAACGGGATCGCCGCGGTGCCCGAGACGATGTGCAGCCCCTGGGTCCACCGGTAGAGCTGGGTGGGGTTCGGGCTCAGGGACAGCCAGCCCGGGGTGCTGTACTGCAGGTGGCTCCACATGCCGGTCAGGAAGCAGATCGCGAAGCAGATGCCGAGAGCCGTCCCGACGCGGGCGGTCAGCTCGGTGCCTCGCGCGCGGCTCTCGAAGTCGTCCGGGCGCGGTATCCGTCGCTCGATGTCAGCGACGGTGGGCAGTCTCACGTGCGGTTCCGGACCATGGTGGCAGTGTGACGCCCTCCGGCGGTCTGTGTCGAGACCACGCGCATGCCTGCGGAGGCCGCGACGTCCGCGATGGCGTCGAGACCCACGACGGCCCAGTCGAACGGCACCGAGAGACGTCCGTCGACCCGCAGCCGGCGACGCTCCCTCACCAGGCCGGCACCGTGATCGGCGACCTCGGCGATGACCTGCCCACCCGGCACCAGCACCTCGCCCACCCGGGCGAGGAGACGCACGGGGTCGCCGCCGATGCCCAGGTTGCCATCGGCCAGGAGGGCGAACGACCAGCGTCCCTCGCCGGGGATCGTCGCGTAGACGTCGCGCAGCAGCGCCAGGGCGCCCCGGTCGCGGGTCTGGCGCACCGCCTCCTTCGACACGTCGATGCCCATCGCGAAGACGTGCCGGGCCGCCAGAGCGCCCACGAGGCGACCCGGACCGCAGCCGATGTCGATCGTCTCGGCGTCGCAGGGGTCGATGAACAGCTCGCGGTCGACCCAGTCGGGCTCGGACGACCACATCGCGACGTCGAACGGCTCGACGCCACCCCCGTCGTCGACGACGTGGGTGGTCTTGCCCGTGAAGGCCGCGTCGTAGGCGCTGACCGGGTCGAAGGCGAGGCTCATGGTGTCGACTCCTCGGCGTCTGTCCCTGCCGCGCCGAGTGCCGCGGCCCGGTGGAGGCTCACCGCATCGGCCAGGCGCGAGATGGGGACGTCCGCGGCGATCGCGACGGCGTCGTCCCAGGTGTCCATGTCGGGCAGGGTGCGCAGCGTGATGACCTCGCCGCCGAGCGCCTCGACGGTCTTGGCACCCGTCTCGTCGGTCGACATCGGCACGTCGACCAGGCGCTGCGCGAGGGCCGGATCGGGCAGTCCCAGCAGCCACCAGCCGCCATCGGTCGCGGGCCCGACGACGATGCTGCCGAGCTCGACCATGCGGCCGGCGTCGAGGTAGTCGGCGACCAGCAGCTGCGGGGTGTCCATGCCGACCTGCACGATGCCGTCGGTGGCTCCGGCGTCGGCGTGGGCGTTGGCGAGACGTTCGGCCAAGCCCTCGCCGCGCTGGGGGACGACCTCGAGCGGCTCGAGCGCGGCCCGGATCTCGTCAGCGCGGGCGGCACGGTCGAGGTCGCCGGTCATGGCGACGACGACGGGCCAGCCGACGGCGGTCGCCGTGGCCAGCGTGTCGAGCAGCGCCGCCGCGGCGAGGTCGGCCGCGACGTCGTCGCCGACAGTCGAGGCGATGCGGGTCTTGGCCAGGCCCGGGACAGGGGCCTTGGCGACGACGAGGACGGTGGGGGCGGTCATCGCATGACCTTGGCGAAGTCGTGGGCGACGCGGGCCGTGCCCTTGAACGAGCCGGACACCTTCGACTTGGTGCCCGCGGCCCGGCGGTCGTACGACACGTCGATCTCGCTGACGGTCCAGCCCGCGCTGGCAGCCTTGAGCATGAGCTCGAGCGGGTAGCCGAACCGGCGGTCCTGCACGTCGAGCGCCAGCAGGTCGGCGCGGCGACACACCCGCATGGGGGCGAGGTCGTGGATGCCGAACGCGCTGCGGTGGCGGATCGTCGCGGCGAGCAGCTTGGTGCCGGCGCGCGCGTGCCAGGGCCACACTCCGCGGGAGACGGGGCGACGGCGGCCGACGGCCATCGTCGCGGTGCCTTCGCGCACGAGGTCCAGCATCGGCACGAGCTCGTCCAGACGCATCGACGCGTCGCCGTCGATCACCGCGACGAACTCGGCCGTCGCCGCGAGCATCCCGGCGTGCACCGCGGCCCCGTAGCCGGGACGGTCCTCGGTGACGACCGTGGCACCGAGCGACCGGGCAACGTCGGCCGTGTCGTCGGTCGAGCCGTTGTCGACCACGATGACGTGCCACCCCTCGGGGACGTGCGCGAGCACGGTCGGGAGGGCGAGCGCCTCGTCCCGGCACGGGATCACGACATCACAGGTGCTCATGGTCATGATTCGAACCTAGGGGGCGTGGCGCTTGGTCGCATGCCGTGACGCGCCTCTTGGCCCGGCCGCCTCGGCAGGAGCCACCTAGGCTGGGCGGCGTGACCCGCCTCCTGACGCGCCCTCGTGCGGCCGCCCTGTCGGCGAGTGCCGGCCTGCTGCTGGTCATCGCATCGATGGTGGTCCCGCTGTGGCTCGACGACGACGTCCGGGTGCACTTCCCTCCGCTGCACGCCGACTGGGACCCCCGCTTCGGCGTGCTGACCCTGCCGGCCATCGCGATCGGGCTGCTCTTCGTGCTCGTCCTGCCGGGCCTCGCGCGGACGCTGCCGTGGCGGGCGCTCCTCGCGACGGCGTTCGCGACGACCTGGGTCTGGATCGTGGCCGTGGCGATGACCGAGGGCACCGAAGGCCTGGCCCGGACGTTCGAGCGCCGCCAGGAGTACGTGTACGACGCCCAGAGCGTCGGGTCGATCCACACGATGCTGCAGACGTTCATCGACCGCATCCCGTACGACGCCCCCGACAACTGGTACGTCCACGTGGCCGGTCATCCCCCCGGCGCGCTGCTCTACTTCGTGGGCGTCGACCGGCTCGGCATCACCGACCCGTTCTGGATCGGCGTCGTGTGCGTGACGATCGCCAGCACCGCGATCGTCGCCGTCATGATCACGCTGCGCACCCTCGGCACCGAGAAGATCGCCCGCTCAGCGATGCCGTGGATCGTCCTGGCCCCCACCGCGGTGTGGATGGGCGTCAACGGCGACGCGGTGTTCACGGCCGTCGCGGCCTGGGGTCTGGCGTTGCTGGCCGTCGCGGCCAAGAACCGTCGCGCGCTGCCGGCCGTCGGCGCCGGACTGCTGCTGGGCTACTGCGTCTACCTGTCGTACGGGCTGACGCTGCTGGGCGTCCTGGCGGTCGCGGTGCTGCTCGTCGCCCGCACGTGGCGTCCCCTCCCCTGGGCGCTCGGCGGCGCGCTCGTCGTTGCGGCGGCGTTCACCCTCGGCGGCTTCGCGTGGTGGGAGGCCTACCCCGTGCTGCGCGAGCGCTACTACGACGGCATCGCGTCGGAGCGCGCGTTCTCGTACTGGGTCTGGGGCAACATCGCGGCCTGGACGTTCACGGCAGGGCTCGCGGTGTGGGCCGCGTTCCCCGTGGGCGTGCGGGCTCTGCGGGAACGCAACGTGCTGGCTCAGCTCGCCGCGGCGGCCCTCCTGACGATCGTCGTGGCCGACCTGTCGGGGATGAGCAAGGCCGAGGTCGAGCGCATCTGGCTGCCGTTCACGATCTGGATCGTCGCGCTGCCGTCCCTGCTGCCGACCCGGTGGCACAAGCCCCTGCTCGCGTCGCAGGTCGTGCTGGCCCTCCTGGCCCAGCAGCTGCTCCTCACCCGCTGGTGAACCCTCGGCTCGGCTCCGAGATGTGTGACGAATTGCCCCGGTTGCAGCCCCGGAGCGGTGCAGAACGTCACACATCGCGGGGGTTCGGTGGGGTCAGCGGGTGCGGAGGGGGTCGGTGGCCAGGGCGGCGAGACCCTCCTGCGGGGTGATCTCGGCCGCGAAGCCCAGACCCGTCTTCGCCGCTTCCGGTGATGCCACGACGTGGCGGACGTCGAAGGCCCGGTAGTCGCCGGTCAGCACCGGCTCCTTGCCGCCCGCCGCCGCCGAGAGGGTCGACGCCATCTCGCCGATCGTGAACGTCGTCCCCGAGGCGATGTTGTACGGCGTCACGCCCGAGGGGTGCGACGCGACCTGCTCGACGGCCAGGACGTTCGCGCGCGCGATGTCGTGCACGTGCACGAAGTCGCGCACCTGCTGCCCGTCCTCGAAGACGCGGGGTGCCTCGCCGCGCGCGATCGCGGACCGGAAGATCGCCGCGACCCCGGCGTAGGGGGTGTCGGCGGGCATGCCGGGCCCGTAGACGTTGTGATACCTCAGCGCGATCGCCCGTGAGCCCTCGAGCGTGCACCAGGCCGACGAGTAGTGCTCCTGCGCGATCTTCGACGCGGCATAGCTCGTGCGTGGGATGAACGGGGTGTCCTCGGCGATGCGCCGCCACGTGATGTCGCCGCCGCACACGGGGCAGCGGGGGTCGTAGCGCCCGGACGCGAGATCGTCCTCGCGGCGCACTGCCGGGGGCACGTCACCGTGCTCGGGGCACGTGTAGCGGCCGTCGCCGTAGACGACCATCGACGAGGCGAGCACGAGGTCGGCGACCCCGACGCGGGCCATCGCCGCCAGCAGCCGGGCCGTGCCGGCGTCGTTGTGCTCGGCGTAGTCGGGCAGATCCTGCGCGTCGACCCCGTTGCCGACCATCGCGGCCTGGTGGCACACGACGTCGACGCCCTCGAGGACGTCGTCGAGCCGGGCGGACCTCAGGTCGAGCTGCGCGAACCCGGGCGGACGCTCTCCGGGGCCGTGCGCCTTGTCGAGGAACATGTCGAGCGCCACGACGTCGTGGCCGCGCTCACGGGCGATGCGGGCGATGTGGGTGCCGATGAAGCCGGCGGCTCCGGTCAGGAGGATCTTCACGGCAGCTCGACCGGCAGGTCCATGCCGTCGACGGCGTGCGGGCACGCGCAGTCGCGGTCGGCGCCGAGGCCCGCGACGACGCCGGCCAGCACGCCCTTGAGCGTGTCGGTGTGCGCCGCGAAGACCTCGAAGACGGCATCCATGCTGACCGCGGACGCCTCGTCGACCCCCGCGTCGTGATCGGTCACCAGCGCGACCGTGGCGTAGCAGAGCGCCAGCTCGCGGGCGAGGACCGCCTCGGGGTGGCCGGTCATGTTGACGACGGCCCAGTCCTGCGCGGCGTACCACTTTGACTCCGCGCGGGTCGAGAACCGCGGACCCTCGATGACGACCATCGCGCCGCCGTCGACGGGGTCGCGGTCGGTGAGTCCGTCGAGCAGGTGGCCGCGCAGCCGCGAGCAGTAGGGATCGGCGAACGACACATGGCACGCGCCGGAGTCGAAGTAGGTCTGGTGACGGCCGCTCGTGCGGTCGACGAGCTGGTCGGGCACCACGAACGTGCCGGGTCCGTGCTCGACCTGCAGGCCGCCGACCGCGCACGGTGCCAGCACCTGCCGGACGCCGAGGCTGCGCAGCGCCCACATGTTGGCCCGGTACGGAACCATGTGCGCCGGGAAGTCGTGGTGAGCGCCGTGACGGGGCAGGAAGGCCACCGAGCGTCCCTCGACGGTGCCGATCGAGATGGGTGCCGACGGCTTGCCGTACGGGGTGTCGACCTCGACCTGCTGCGGGTCGTCGAGGAACGTGTAGAAGCCGGATCCGCCGATGACGGCGACGTCGGGACGGGCGTGGTCGGTCATCCCACGAGCATGGCAGGGGCCGCCCGCGCCCGCGAACCAAGCCGCCGGGCCCGACCGATCTTTCGACATTCCGGTCGTCCCAGCGACCGAGATGTCGACAGATCAGTCCACCGTTCGACCGATCTTTCGACGTTCCTGCGGCCCCGACACCGTCAACGCCGAAAGATCGGTACTCCCGGGCTGGCTAGACTCTCCCTGACGTCCGAGGACGTCGCGCCGATGTAGCTCAGTGGTAGAGCGCTTGCTTCCCAAGCAAGATATGCGGGTTCGATTCCCGTCATCGGCTCCGAGCGCAGCGAGGCGACGAGGACGGGAATCGAGTGGGCCCCTCCCCGCGGGCCCCCATCGCGGCGAAGCCGCCGTCCAGGGCCCGCCCGCCAAGGGATCCCGTCATCGGCTCTCACGGGCGAAGCCCGTCCATCCCGATGACGGGAATCGAGTGGGCCCCGCAGCGCACCGGCCCACCGCGGCGAAGCCGCCCGACAGTGCCCGCCCGCCACGGGATCCCGTCATCGGCCCACGCGGTCGCGTGAAGCGCGATCCACACCCCACCCCACCCCCACGCGAGCCTCGCCGGAACTGTCCGGGCGTCCACCTACGATGGCTCTCATGCCGCTCGTCGCCCAAGAACCCCCGCGACTGAGCACCATCCGAAGCACCTCCGCAGCACCCCGGGTCGCCGAGTTCTTCGCCGGCATCGGCCTGGCGCGCCTGGGTCTCGAGCAGGCCGGAGCCGAGGTCGTGTGGGCCAACGACCTCGACCCCAACAAGACCTTGCTCTACACGTCCCGGTTCGGCGGCGACCACTACGTCGAGCGCGACATCGCCACGATCACGGGTGCCGACGTGCCCGACATCGACCTCGCCTGGTCGAGCTTCCCGTGCACCGACCTGTCGCTGGCCGGCAACCGTCGCGGCCTCGCCGGGTCGTCGTCGGCGACGTTCTGGGAGTTCACCCGCATCCTCGAGGAGATGGGCGATCGCAGGCCTGCCGTCGTCGCGCTCGAGAACGTCACAGGGTTCGCGACGTCCCACGGCGGCGACGACATGGCGTCGGCCGTCGCCGAGCTCAACCGGCTCGGCTACTCCGTCGACGTCGTGACGCTCGACGCGCGCCGCTTCGTGCCGCAGTCGCGCCCGCGGCTGTTCCTCGTCGGAGCCCTCGACGCCCCCGACGACGTGCACGACCCCGGCAGCGAGCTGCGTCCCGACTGGCTGCAGACCGTGTTCGGCGATCCCGCCCTGACGACCCACCGCGCGGCCCTTCCGGCACCGCCCGCACCGCTCACGTCCGGACTCGGCGAGGTCGTCGAGCGGTCATCGACGCTGTGGTGGGACGCCGACCGCACCCGGTCGTTCCTCGACTCCCTGTCACCGCTGCAGACCGAACGGGTCGAGCTGCTGCGCCGCGGGCGCACCGTGTCGTACCGCACCGCGTACCGCCGCACCCGCAAGGGCGTCGCGATCTGGGAGGTGCGCCCCGACGACATCGCCGGCTGCCTGCGCACGGCGCGCGGGGGCTCGTCCAAGCAGGCCGTCGTGCGGGCCGGACGCGGCCAGGTGCAGGTGCGGTGGATGACCGGACGCGAGTACGCGCGCCTGATGGGAGCCGGCGACTACGACCTCAGCGCGGCCCGCACCTCCCAGGCACTGTTCGGCTTCGGCGACGCCGTGTGCGTCCCGGCGGTCGGGTGGCTGTCCGAGCACTACCTGCTGCCGCTGGTCCGCGGTGCCATGCGCGCGCAGTCGCCTGCGCTCGAGCTGGTGCATGGCTAGCACCGGTCGCGCGTCGGCCAACCGTCCGACGGCCAAACCGGCCAAGAAGTCGCTGCCGGCGCAGGACGTCCGCGACTTCCGCACGATGCTGACCCACGCCCTCGACCACGAGGTCGACGGCAGGGGACGCGTCCGCGAGTCGCAGTGGGGCGTCTACGCGTTCTACGACTACGACGGCGAGCCGATCTACGTCGGCCAGACCAAGGAGGGCCTCGGCGTCCGCGTCAACCGGCACCTCACCAACCAGCGCACCGACGCCGTCGCGATGCGCATCCTCGACACCTTCGAGGTGGCCGAGCTCGAGCTGTGGCCGCTGTGGAACCTCGCCGACGACCTCGGCGACCGAGTCGCTGCCCAGACCCGGCTCGACGCGACCGAGTACACCGCCTACCTGGCCGCGATCGAGGCGAGCCGCTTCGGCGCAATCCTCAACGAGAAGATCCCGCCGGTCAGCACACCCGTCGAGCTGCCCGAGTCGTACCGCTTCGGGCTGATCTCCGACGCCACACGGGTGGAGCGCGGTCACCCCGACATCCGCATCGCCCGGAGGGCCGAGACGATCTCGCGGCTCGCTGCCGTGGCCCGCGAACGTGGCGAGGTCAGCGAGGGTCTGCGGCGGGTGCTCGTCATCCAGGCCGTCCGCCTCGCGCACCTGTCGGCGGTCCGGCTGGCGCACGCCGAGG is a window encoding:
- a CDS encoding molybdopterin-dependent oxidoreductase — protein: MRLPTVADIERRIPRPDDFESRARGTELTARVGTALGICFAICFLTGMWSHLQYSTPGWLSLSPNPTQLYRWTQGLHIVSGTAAIPLLLVKLWSVFPRLFIRPPRGGRALIVEGLERVSIAALMGATFFMLASGTLNIIGWYPWEFSFRRTHEAVAWVAIGSLLVHIGVKLPVIRQALGAPIEHPDHADDPAAPTRRTVMRGAFLASGLAVVLTAGQTVPWLRHLSAFSVRPGDGPQDLPVNRTAAGAGADKTAVDPAWRLEITAGDRTVSLTRDELLAMPQSTHRLPIACVEGWSRNATWTGVPVRDLLALVGADARSDVVVRSLQTKGAFGSSRVVGNVVDDGRTLLALELNGGTLDIDHGYPARLIAPNRPGVFQTKWINRIEVDA
- a CDS encoding class I SAM-dependent methyltransferase; amino-acid sequence: MSLAFDPVSAYDAAFTGKTTHVVDDGGGVEPFDVAMWSSEPDWVDRELFIDPCDAETIDIGCGPGRLVGALAARHVFAMGIDVSKEAVRQTRDRGALALLRDVYATIPGEGRWSFALLADGNLGIGGDPVRLLARVGEVLVPGGQVIAEVADHGAGLVRERRRLRVDGRLSVPFDWAVVGLDAIADVAASAGMRVVSTQTAGGRHTATMVRNRT
- a CDS encoding TIGR04282 family arsenosugar biosynthesis glycosyltransferase, whose product is MTAPTVLVVAKAPVPGLAKTRIASTVGDDVAADLAAAALLDTLATATAVGWPVVVAMTGDLDRAARADEIRAALEPLEVVPQRGEGLAERLANAHADAGATDGIVQVGMDTPQLLVADYLDAGRMVELGSIVVGPATDGGWWLLGLPDPALAQRLVDVPMSTDETGAKTVEALGGEVITLRTLPDMDTWDDAVAIAADVPISRLADAVSLHRAAALGAAGTDAEESTP
- a CDS encoding glycosyltransferase family 2 protein is translated as MTMSTCDVVIPCRDEALALPTVLAHVPEGWHVIVVDNGSTDDTADVARSLGATVVTEDRPGYGAAVHAGMLAATAEFVAVIDGDASMRLDELVPMLDLVREGTATMAVGRRRPVSRGVWPWHARAGTKLLAATIRHRSAFGIHDLAPMRVCRRADLLALDVQDRRFGYPLELMLKAASAGWTVSEIDVSYDRRAAGTKSKVSGSFKGTARVAHDFAKVMR
- a CDS encoding NAD-dependent epimerase/dehydratase family protein, which encodes MKILLTGAAGFIGTHIARIARERGHDVVALDMFLDKAHGPGERPPGFAQLDLRSARLDDVLEGVDVVCHQAAMVGNGVDAQDLPDYAEHNDAGTARLLAAMARVGVADLVLASSMVVYGDGRYTCPEHGDVPPAVRREDDLASGRYDPRCPVCGGDITWRRIAEDTPFIPRTSYAASKIAQEHYSSAWCTLEGSRAIALRYHNVYGPGMPADTPYAGVAAIFRSAIARGEAPRVFEDGQQVRDFVHVHDIARANVLAVEQVASHPSGVTPYNIASGTTFTIGEMASTLSAAAGGKEPVLTGDYRAFDVRHVVASPEAAKTGLGFAAEITPQEGLAALATDPLRTR
- a CDS encoding S-methyl-5'-thioadenosine phosphorylase: MTDHARPDVAVIGGSGFYTFLDDPQQVEVDTPYGKPSAPISIGTVEGRSVAFLPRHGAHHDFPAHMVPYRANMWALRSLGVRQVLAPCAVGGLQVEHGPGTFVVPDQLVDRTSGRHQTYFDSGACHVSFADPYCSRLRGHLLDGLTDRDPVDGGAMVVIEGPRFSTRAESKWYAAQDWAVVNMTGHPEAVLARELALCYATVALVTDHDAGVDEASAVSMDAVFEVFAAHTDTLKGVLAGVVAGLGADRDCACPHAVDGMDLPVELP
- a CDS encoding DNA cytosine methyltransferase, whose product is MPLVAQEPPRLSTIRSTSAAPRVAEFFAGIGLARLGLEQAGAEVVWANDLDPNKTLLYTSRFGGDHYVERDIATITGADVPDIDLAWSSFPCTDLSLAGNRRGLAGSSSATFWEFTRILEEMGDRRPAVVALENVTGFATSHGGDDMASAVAELNRLGYSVDVVTLDARRFVPQSRPRLFLVGALDAPDDVHDPGSELRPDWLQTVFGDPALTTHRAALPAPPAPLTSGLGEVVERSSTLWWDADRTRSFLDSLSPLQTERVELLRRGRTVSYRTAYRRTRKGVAIWEVRPDDIAGCLRTARGGSSKQAVVRAGRGQVQVRWMTGREYARLMGAGDYDLSAARTSQALFGFGDAVCVPAVGWLSEHYLLPLVRGAMRAQSPALELVHG
- a CDS encoding GIY-YIG nuclease family protein, with amino-acid sequence MASTGRASANRPTAKPAKKSLPAQDVRDFRTMLTHALDHEVDGRGRVRESQWGVYAFYDYDGEPIYVGQTKEGLGVRVNRHLTNQRTDAVAMRILDTFEVAELELWPLWNLADDLGDRVAAQTRLDATEYTAYLAAIEASRFGAILNEKIPPVSTPVELPESYRFGLISDATRVERGHPDIRIARRAETISRLAAVARERGEVSEGLRRVLVIQAVRLAHLSAVRLAHAEGRPRPSADAISVEGLVGSVLWDDEDDGDDRDDVDTLF